Proteins found in one Mytilus edulis chromosome 2, xbMytEdul2.2, whole genome shotgun sequence genomic segment:
- the LOC139511282 gene encoding barH-like 1 homeobox protein, whose translation MTYHPAMEHYSDSEDNVDIDGTSDDEYSDSEKMFPNKSNSPGCSECGVTNSKSAKLTVKPSFLITDILSDRKSQNKDTSCSDKTHLKESCDTDSEDFIPHRHDRFSEHCHYSNKSKKPRKARTAFTDHQLNSLEKHFERQKYLSVQDRMELAAKLALTDTQVKTWYQNRRTKWKRQTAVGLELLAEAGNYANVQRMMMNPYWPPYSAEPHHGLYPSVNSLYLRQSTPLSPRAVMPHMFL comes from the exons ATGACTTATCATCCTGCTATGGAACACTACTCAGATTCCGAAGACAACGTGGATATTGATGGCACCAGTGATGATGAATATAGCGATTCAGAAAAAATGTTTCCGAATAAATCAAACTCACCGGGATGTTCCGAATGTGGTGTAACAAACTCAAAATCTGCCAAATTAACAGTGAAACCTTCATTTCTCATAACTGACATTTTATCGGACAGAAAATCCCAGAATAAAGACACTTCATGTAGTGATAAAACACACTTAAAAGAATCATGTGATACAGACTCAGAAGATTTCATCCCTCATAGACATG aTCGATTTTCAGAACACTGTCATTACAGTAACAAATCAAAGAAACCGAGGAAAGCCAGGACTGCATTTACGGACCATCAATTAAATAGTCTGGAAAAACATTTCGAAAGACAGAAATATTTAAGTGTTCAAGATCGAATGGAATTAGCAGCTAAACTCGCCCTGACAGATACACAAGTCAAAACATGGTACCAAAATAGAAG AACAAAATGGAAAAGACAAACAGCTGTCGGACTAGAACTGTTAGCTGAGGCAGGAAATTATGCAAACGTACAACGAATGATGATGAATCCATATTGGCCACCTTATTCAGCAGAACCCCACCATGGACTCTATCCGAGTGTTAATAGTCTATATCTACGACAATCTACACCGCTGTCTCCACGTGCAGTGATGCCACACATGTTTTTGTAG